The following are from one region of the Thermococcus cleftensis genome:
- a CDS encoding VIT1/CCC1 transporter family protein: protein MDEMIRLARDFYRDEYADSVLYAQLAKIEKDEEIRKEFLRLSNIESKHAKFWHDFIKRRGGEVPRPSVKRLTVFSVKLLRKLLGPGSVASLLEMGENSAIQKYFKYLTTYADRFSEEELEEIKEVILDELEHEKFFYESKERFHVENTRDLVLGMNDGLVEILGAVTGLSAVYPNNPQLVGISGLIVGVAGALSMAIGTFVSVRSQRQIKESIRDRMEVLFRVSPERAAEELVEKLVEGGMPEEVAREVAGELADNSEAIMQLLLPEAEENEIRAALYTGLSYLLGVAFPVTPYFLASSSLTALPFSILLAGSALAVVATLISLLSGISIKKKVAEMVATGLGAAFLSYLFGRLMEALFNVSAL from the coding sequence ATGGACGAGATGATAAGACTCGCGAGGGACTTTTACAGGGACGAGTACGCTGACTCGGTTCTCTACGCCCAGCTGGCGAAGATAGAGAAGGACGAGGAGATAAGGAAGGAATTCCTGAGGCTCTCGAACATAGAATCGAAGCACGCCAAGTTCTGGCACGACTTCATAAAGCGGCGCGGCGGTGAGGTTCCAAGACCTTCCGTGAAGAGGCTGACCGTCTTCTCGGTCAAGCTCCTGAGGAAGCTCCTCGGCCCAGGCTCGGTGGCTTCCCTCCTCGAGATGGGCGAGAACAGTGCAATTCAGAAGTACTTCAAGTATCTCACCACCTACGCCGACAGGTTCAGCGAGGAAGAGCTGGAGGAGATCAAAGAGGTTATCCTCGACGAGCTGGAGCACGAGAAGTTCTTCTACGAGAGCAAGGAGCGCTTCCACGTCGAGAACACCCGCGACCTGGTTCTGGGCATGAACGACGGTCTCGTTGAGATACTCGGTGCCGTCACCGGTCTCTCCGCGGTTTACCCGAACAACCCCCAGCTCGTTGGAATAAGCGGTCTGATCGTCGGTGTTGCCGGCGCGCTCTCGATGGCCATAGGGACGTTTGTTTCAGTCCGCTCCCAGAGGCAGATCAAGGAATCAATACGCGACAGGATGGAGGTTCTCTTCAGGGTCTCCCCCGAGAGGGCCGCTGAAGAGCTGGTGGAGAAGCTCGTCGAGGGTGGAATGCCCGAAGAGGTAGCGAGGGAGGTGGCAGGTGAACTGGCGGACAACAGCGAGGCGATAATGCAGCTCCTCCTTCCCGAGGCGGAGGAGAACGAGATAAGGGCGGCCCTCTACACGGGGCTCTCGTACCTCCTGGGTGTCGCCTTCCCGGTCACTCCGTACTTCCTCGCCTCCAGCTCGCTAACCGCGCTTCCGTTCTCTATACTCCTTGCCGGCTCGGCTCTGGCGGTGGTGGCGACCCTGATTTCACTCCTATCTGGAATATCCATAAAGAAGAAGGTCGCGGAGATGGTGGCGACCGGCCTGGGTGCGGCGTTCCTGAGCTATCTCTTCGGAAGGCTGATGGAGGCCCTCTTCAACGTCTCGGCGCTTTAA
- a CDS encoding mRNA surveillance protein pelota encodes MQIIHQDVKEGKVKVKAETLDDLWHLYHIIDPGDVVYAKTLRKQSQRSDSLRAEKVEVIPVFLGVRAEKINFHKFANQVRVTGPIVYASRDDVPLGKYHTIAIEEGTVVTIQKPRWKEHHIERLKEAVEASKRARVMIVVIDDGEADMAIIREYGVEILKGIRYNLGGKRYATNRESEEKKFFHDVAKSMEEIISREGIERAIVAGPGFVKEDFYKFLRENYPELAKKVVIEDTSVTGRTGIYEVIRRGTVDKVYHENRVAKEVQLVEKVLENIARNNGLAAYGLKEVEEAVNYGAVETLLVLDELLKGENREKIEELMEAVRYSRGEVVVVSSEHEGGEKLKALGGLAALLRFRVK; translated from the coding sequence GTGCAGATAATCCACCAGGACGTCAAGGAGGGCAAGGTGAAGGTCAAGGCCGAAACCCTCGATGACCTCTGGCACCTCTACCACATCATAGACCCGGGCGATGTCGTTTACGCCAAGACACTCCGCAAGCAGAGCCAGCGCTCGGACTCGCTCAGGGCCGAGAAGGTTGAGGTCATTCCCGTCTTCCTTGGGGTTAGGGCCGAGAAGATAAACTTTCACAAGTTCGCCAACCAGGTCCGCGTTACAGGGCCGATAGTCTACGCCAGCAGGGACGACGTTCCCCTCGGCAAGTACCACACGATAGCGATTGAAGAAGGCACGGTCGTAACGATTCAGAAGCCCCGCTGGAAGGAGCACCACATCGAAAGGCTAAAGGAAGCGGTTGAGGCCTCTAAGAGAGCGCGCGTGATGATAGTCGTCATAGACGACGGCGAGGCCGACATGGCGATAATCCGCGAGTACGGAGTCGAGATACTCAAGGGGATACGCTACAACCTCGGGGGGAAGCGCTACGCCACCAACCGCGAGAGCGAGGAGAAGAAGTTCTTCCACGACGTGGCGAAGAGCATGGAGGAGATAATCAGCCGGGAAGGCATAGAGCGGGCCATAGTTGCCGGCCCCGGCTTCGTCAAGGAGGACTTCTACAAGTTCCTGCGCGAGAACTACCCCGAGCTGGCCAAGAAGGTGGTCATCGAGGACACGAGCGTTACCGGAAGGACGGGCATCTACGAGGTCATAAGGCGAGGGACCGTCGATAAGGTCTACCACGAGAACAGGGTTGCGAAGGAGGTTCAGCTCGTCGAGAAGGTGCTGGAGAACATAGCGAGAAACAACGGTTTAGCTGCCTACGGTCTCAAGGAAGTCGAGGAGGCCGTCAATTACGGTGCGGTTGAGACGCTTCTCGTTCTCGACGAGCTGCTCAAGGGCGAGAACAGGGAGAAGATCGAGGAGCTGATGGAGGCCGTCCGCTACTCCCGCGGCGAGGTGGTCGTGGTGAGCTCGGAGCACGAGGGTGGGGAGAAGCTAAAAGCGTTGGGCGGCCTGGCGGCGCTGCTGAGGTTCAGGGTGAAGTGA
- the pepQ gene encoding Xaa-Pro dipeptidase PepQ — protein sequence MRIEKLKEFITEKELDGVLITGRENLFYFTGSSPVLGGYLVVTPDDAIFIVPELEYEEARESSKVPVEKFKTGKELYERLSSFKLRRLGIEGRTSFSTVQTLREKAGTEDFVSIDDVIRDLRIVKTREEIEVIEAACRIADQAMMAALEEISEGRREREIAAKMEYVMKMNGAEKPAFDTIIASGWRSALPHGIASDKRIEKGDLVVIDEGALYRHYHSDTTRTIVVGTPNEKQRDIYYAVLEAQRKGVEAARPGMTAKELDTIVRDVIKEYGYGDNFIHSTGHGVGLEIHEWPRVSQFDETVLKPGMVITIEPGIYLPKFGGVRIEDTVVITENGARRLTRTERELI from the coding sequence ATGAGGATTGAAAAACTCAAGGAGTTCATAACCGAAAAAGAACTTGACGGCGTTCTAATAACCGGGAGGGAAAACCTCTTCTACTTCACCGGCTCATCACCCGTCCTCGGTGGATACCTCGTCGTCACACCTGACGATGCCATCTTCATCGTCCCCGAACTTGAATATGAGGAAGCCAGGGAAAGCTCCAAAGTTCCGGTCGAAAAGTTCAAGACAGGGAAGGAGCTCTACGAGAGGCTTTCGTCCTTCAAGCTCAGGAGGCTCGGAATAGAAGGGAGGACCAGCTTCTCCACGGTGCAAACCCTCAGGGAGAAGGCGGGTACCGAGGACTTCGTAAGCATTGACGACGTGATACGGGACCTCCGCATAGTAAAGACGCGGGAGGAGATAGAGGTCATCGAGGCCGCCTGCAGGATAGCGGACCAGGCGATGATGGCCGCGCTGGAGGAGATCAGCGAGGGCAGGCGCGAGAGGGAGATAGCGGCGAAGATGGAGTACGTCATGAAGATGAACGGCGCCGAAAAGCCGGCCTTCGACACTATAATAGCCAGCGGCTGGCGCTCTGCCCTGCCACACGGTATAGCCAGCGACAAGAGGATAGAGAAGGGCGACCTGGTTGTCATCGACGAGGGAGCGCTCTACAGGCACTACCACTCGGACACCACGAGGACGATAGTCGTCGGCACTCCTAACGAGAAGCAGAGGGACATCTACTACGCCGTCCTTGAGGCCCAGAGGAAGGGAGTTGAAGCGGCCAGGCCGGGAATGACGGCAAAGGAACTGGACACCATCGTCAGGGACGTTATCAAGGAGTACGGTTACGGCGACAACTTCATTCACTCCACCGGGCACGGCGTCGGCCTGGAGATCCATGAGTGGCCGCGCGTGAGCCAGTTTGACGAGACGGTGCTCAAGCCGGGAATGGTGATAACCATCGAGCCTGGAATATACCTCCCCAAGTTCGGCGGGGTGAGGATAGAGGACACCGTGGTCATAACCGAGAACGGCGCGAGAAGGCTCACGAGAACGGAGAGGGAGCTGATTTAG
- a CDS encoding 50S ribosomal protein L35ae, producing the protein MARGKALVLAYAGTKEHQDNHHMILKPLGIDDRNAASRLIGRKVVWRTPTGRKMYGKILKPHGNRGEVKAYFKPGLPGQALGDYVEIL; encoded by the coding sequence ATGGCCAGGGGAAAGGCTCTCGTCCTTGCCTACGCCGGAACCAAGGAGCACCAGGACAACCACCACATGATTCTGAAGCCCCTCGGCATCGACGACAGGAACGCGGCCTCAAGGCTCATAGGCAGGAAGGTCGTCTGGAGAACCCCTACCGGCAGGAAGATGTACGGCAAGATCCTCAAGCCCCACGGCAACAGGGGCGAGGTCAAGGCCTACTTCAAGCCCGGCCTGCCGGGCCAGGCCCTTGGGGACTACGTTGAGATTCTCTGA
- a CDS encoding haloacid dehalogenase encodes MVVYLFDFDGTLVDSTGAVEKALRIAIEKTIPAVIESDLYDDYYKALFLFIKGKLTYQYLGVIHELVAQGTIHEYYKLMPRYIKDFPHSRNVIRTLRKRGRYVISFSGEHTYPGGKVIFMKKTDWYDEFDEVITFRGTKDMLKKFENLRELYPDEPFVWVDDSPSRFTYILDENTLLVQKASPYKSDVALLFERQNFLKIKSLREILEIDEGLSAFAGGDKT; translated from the coding sequence ATGGTGGTCTACCTCTTTGACTTCGACGGGACGCTCGTGGACAGCACCGGGGCTGTCGAGAAGGCCCTCCGCATAGCCATTGAGAAGACAATTCCAGCCGTGATAGAGAGCGACCTCTATGACGATTACTATAAGGCCCTGTTCCTTTTCATCAAGGGAAAGCTCACATACCAGTACCTCGGGGTTATACACGAGCTGGTGGCACAGGGGACTATACACGAGTACTACAAGCTCATGCCGAGGTACATCAAGGACTTCCCCCACTCGAGGAACGTCATCAGGACGCTCAGGAAAAGGGGCCGCTACGTCATCAGCTTCTCCGGCGAGCACACCTACCCCGGCGGGAAGGTAATCTTCATGAAGAAGACGGACTGGTACGACGAGTTCGACGAAGTGATAACATTCAGGGGCACCAAAGATATGCTCAAGAAGTTCGAGAACCTGCGCGAGCTGTACCCCGACGAGCCCTTCGTCTGGGTGGACGACAGTCCGAGCAGGTTCACGTACATTCTCGACGAGAACACCCTCCTCGTCCAGAAGGCTTCCCCCTACAAGAGCGATGTTGCGCTCCTGTTCGAGAGACAGAATTTCCTCAAAATCAAGTCTCTCAGAGAGATCCTGGAGATAGACGAGGGACTCTCGGCGTTCGCCGGAGGGGATAAAACTTAA
- a CDS encoding tRNA (guanine(10)-N(2))-dimethyltransferase, whose product MEFVEVREGSARILVPKAERIYDAPVFYNPVMALNRDVSVLAVSVIKPERVLDALSATGIRGIRYALETPAGEVWLNDISEDAFRLILKNARRNLGVEGEMLGERRFVFRGEKTVVANHDDANRLMAEKFRYFDFLDLDPFGSPVEFLDTALRSVKRRGVLAVTATDTGVLCGAYRQACRRKYLAEPIRGELCHEAGLRILIGTVVRYAAKYDLGVEVLLAYYRDHYFRAFLRLRSGAKKADRSVSMLGYLMQEASGRFEYETGFLPERVPSHGPLWLGPLKEQEFVEEMLTLTKEKALAHKKTLSFLETLAEELDLPFHYDTHALARRNGLQVGKLADVIDALRETGYRATRTHFSPTAIKTDAPFDAVIEAIKSLK is encoded by the coding sequence ATGGAATTCGTTGAGGTGCGCGAGGGGTCCGCGAGAATACTTGTCCCAAAGGCTGAGAGGATATACGACGCCCCGGTCTTTTACAACCCCGTGATGGCACTCAACAGGGACGTGAGCGTCCTGGCCGTTAGCGTGATCAAGCCCGAAAGGGTTCTCGACGCCCTCTCCGCGACCGGGATAAGGGGCATCCGCTACGCCCTCGAGACCCCAGCGGGGGAGGTCTGGCTGAACGACATAAGCGAAGATGCATTCCGCCTGATTCTGAAAAACGCCAGGCGGAACCTCGGTGTTGAGGGTGAGATGCTCGGTGAGAGAAGGTTCGTCTTTCGCGGCGAGAAAACGGTGGTGGCCAACCACGACGATGCCAACAGGCTGATGGCAGAGAAGTTCCGCTACTTCGACTTTCTGGACTTGGACCCCTTCGGTTCGCCGGTCGAGTTCCTCGACACGGCCTTGAGGAGCGTGAAAAGGCGGGGGGTTCTGGCGGTAACAGCTACAGACACAGGCGTCCTATGTGGGGCCTACAGGCAGGCCTGCAGGAGGAAGTACCTCGCCGAGCCGATAAGGGGCGAGCTCTGCCACGAGGCCGGGCTTAGAATTCTCATAGGGACGGTCGTCAGATACGCGGCGAAGTACGACCTCGGCGTCGAGGTTCTCCTCGCCTACTACCGCGACCACTACTTCAGAGCGTTTTTAAGGCTCAGAAGCGGTGCGAAAAAGGCTGACAGGAGCGTTTCCATGCTTGGCTACCTCATGCAGGAAGCCAGCGGCCGCTTCGAGTACGAAACAGGTTTTCTCCCGGAGAGGGTACCCTCACACGGTCCTCTCTGGCTCGGTCCCCTCAAGGAGCAGGAATTCGTGGAGGAGATGCTCACCCTAACCAAGGAGAAAGCCCTCGCCCACAAAAAAACGCTCTCCTTCCTCGAAACCCTCGCCGAAGAACTCGACCTCCCCTTCCACTACGACACCCACGCCCTCGCGAGGAGGAACGGCCTTCAGGTCGGGAAGCTCGCCGATGTAATCGATGCCCTACGTGAAACCGGCTACCGTGCGACGAGGACGCACTTCTCCCCCACCGCAATAAAAACGGACGCACCCTTCGATGCTGTGATTGAGGCCATAAAGTCCCTGAAGTAG